One Vallitalea pronyensis genomic region harbors:
- a CDS encoding glucose-1-phosphate adenylyltransferase: MKQKKIIAMLLAGGQGSRLGILTRHVAKPAIAFGGKYKIIDFTLSNCINSGIDTVGVLTQYQPLKLNGHIGIGIPWDLDKNYGGVSVLPPYIKDKEGTWYSGTANAIYQNIHFIDYYQPEYVIVLSGDHIYKMDYEKMLHEHIENEADATIAVLQVPIEEAHRFGIMNTDENQRIVAFDEKPKEPKSDLASMGIYIFSWKVLREAITVTDEMYPNNDFGKHVIPHLLKEGFRLYAYQFDGFWKDVGTLHAYWEANMELIKLIPDFNLYEVYWKIYTKNEILPPQYIAEQAVIETCIIGEGSQIEGEIYNSVIGSNVCIGKGTVIIDSIIMSDTTIGDDCHIYKSIISEETDIGSQVAIGEGENIISEAYPELYHTGITVIGERTSIPDGISIGKNCALYGTLTEDDFQNNELLSGGSIIKEGAK; encoded by the coding sequence ATGAAACAAAAAAAGATCATTGCCATGTTATTAGCAGGAGGCCAAGGAAGTCGTTTAGGCATTCTGACAAGACATGTAGCGAAACCAGCAATAGCTTTTGGGGGGAAATACAAGATCATCGATTTTACATTAAGTAATTGTATTAATTCAGGCATTGATACAGTGGGGGTGTTAACCCAATATCAACCACTCAAACTAAATGGTCATATTGGTATTGGTATTCCATGGGATCTTGACAAAAATTATGGAGGGGTAAGTGTTTTGCCGCCTTACATAAAAGATAAGGAAGGTACTTGGTATTCAGGAACGGCTAATGCTATCTATCAAAACATTCATTTCATCGATTATTATCAACCAGAATATGTCATTGTCTTATCTGGAGATCATATTTACAAAATGGACTATGAAAAAATGTTGCATGAGCATATTGAAAATGAAGCAGACGCAACCATTGCTGTATTGCAGGTGCCTATTGAAGAGGCTCACCGTTTTGGTATTATGAACACAGATGAGAACCAGCGTATTGTTGCTTTTGATGAAAAACCAAAAGAACCAAAAAGCGATTTAGCTTCCATGGGTATTTACATTTTTAGTTGGAAAGTTCTCCGAGAGGCCATTACGGTCACAGATGAGATGTATCCGAACAATGACTTTGGGAAACATGTGATCCCTCATTTATTAAAAGAAGGATTTAGATTATATGCCTATCAATTTGATGGGTTCTGGAAGGATGTTGGAACGCTTCATGCCTACTGGGAAGCCAATATGGAATTGATTAAACTGATTCCTGATTTTAACTTGTATGAAGTGTATTGGAAGATTTACACCAAGAATGAAATTCTGCCGCCTCAATACATTGCTGAACAGGCAGTCATTGAGACGTGTATCATTGGTGAAGGGTCCCAGATAGAAGGGGAAATTTATAATTCTGTTATTGGTTCTAATGTGTGTATTGGTAAAGGTACCGTGATTATAGATTCCATTATCATGAGTGATACAACCATTGGTGACGATTGTCATATCTACAAGAGTATTATATCCGAGGAAACCGATATCGGTTCTCAAGTCGCCATTGGGGAAGGGGAAAACATCATCAGTGAAGCATACCCAGAACTTTACCATACAGGCATTACCGTTATAGGTGAACGTACAAGCATACCTGATGGTATATCCATTGGTAAGAATTGTGCTCTATACGGTACGTTAACAGAAGACGATTTTCAAAATAATGAACTGTTAAGTGGCGGGTCTATTATTAAAGAGGGGGCGAAGTGA
- the purR gene encoding pur operon repressor produces MGKKISKTDRIAVITKTLVENPKSIFTLNHFAEKLDCAKSTLSEDMDVIEDVFRRFHLGEIHSVPGAAGGIYYNPKLTDSQIEAICEELCQRIKDKSRIIPGGYLYMNDIFYDPNVLQKIAKSLAAPYLGQKIDYVVTIETKGIPLAIMTAQVLNIPMIVVRKSARLTEGTTIQMNYVAGSSRRINTMAIAKRSIPKGAKVLFVDDFMKAGGTAKGITDLMKELEAEVVGIAVVMATKKPSEKLIQDYYALLEFDGIDEREENIRIYRRVKQEE; encoded by the coding sequence GTGGGTAAAAAAATTAGTAAAACGGATCGTATTGCGGTGATTACGAAAACTTTGGTAGAGAACCCAAAAAGTATCTTTACCTTGAACCATTTTGCAGAAAAGCTTGATTGTGCAAAATCAACACTAAGTGAAGATATGGATGTGATTGAAGATGTCTTTAGACGTTTTCATTTGGGTGAAATTCATTCTGTTCCAGGTGCGGCAGGGGGGATCTATTATAACCCCAAATTAACCGACAGCCAGATAGAGGCTATATGTGAGGAACTATGTCAACGTATCAAAGATAAGTCAAGAATAATACCAGGTGGTTATCTGTACATGAATGATATCTTCTACGACCCTAATGTATTGCAGAAAATTGCCAAGTCATTGGCAGCTCCATACTTAGGACAAAAAATTGACTACGTGGTAACCATTGAAACCAAAGGCATACCCTTAGCCATTATGACAGCTCAGGTTTTGAATATACCCATGATTGTGGTGAGGAAATCAGCTAGATTGACAGAAGGAACAACCATTCAGATGAATTATGTAGCCGGTTCATCCAGGCGAATCAACACCATGGCCATTGCAAAACGTTCCATACCAAAGGGAGCAAAAGTACTCTTTGTCGATGATTTTATGAAGGCAGGCGGAACAGCTAAGGGCATTACAGACCTGATGAAAGAATTGGAAGCAGAAGTGGTGGGTATAGCCGTTGTGATGGCAACCAAGAAACCCTCTGAAAAACTCATTCAAGATTATTATGCTTTGTTAGAATTCGATGGTATTGATGAGCGAGAAGAAAACATTCGCATCTATCGAAGAGTTAAGCAAGAAGAATAG
- the murC gene encoding UDP-N-acetylmuramate--L-alanine ligase, translating into MYIIDFNQPLTVHFIGIGGISMSGLAEILHMRHFRISGSDWTDSDITEKLKSLGMNIAIGHHSSNITDDIQLVIYTAAVKEDNVEYIEAKKKNIPLMDRATLLGQMMRNYTYPICVSGTHGKTTTTSMVSHVLLSAKTDPTITIGGMLDVIDGNIRVGESDYFVAESCEYCDSFLKFYPYIGIILNVEADHLDYFKDIHQIRQSFHAFADRIPEDGYLVINGDIENCEALTDNLSCHIMTYGLDPSFDFSAKHIQYDAMGNPSYMLYHKGKEIREVQLQVNGIHNVYNSLSAIATGFILGLDMEAICQGLYNFTGTQRRFEYKGDVRGVHVIDDYAHHPTEIEATLTAASKYPHDKLWVVFQPHTYTRTKALLKDFATSLTKADHVVLTDIYASREKDTGDIHAKDLLSELTKLGKEAHYFSSFDEIEIFLLQNCYPNDLLITMGAGDVRIIGEELING; encoded by the coding sequence ATGTATATAATTGATTTTAACCAACCTTTAACCGTTCACTTCATTGGCATTGGTGGTATTAGCATGAGTGGTCTTGCGGAAATATTGCATATGCGACATTTCCGTATATCCGGTTCCGATTGGACTGATTCCGATATAACCGAAAAGCTAAAAAGCCTTGGTATGAACATCGCCATCGGGCATCATTCATCTAACATTACCGATGATATACAGCTGGTCATCTATACGGCTGCTGTCAAAGAAGATAATGTTGAATATATAGAAGCAAAGAAAAAAAATATTCCACTTATGGACCGTGCCACCTTACTGGGTCAGATGATGCGCAATTATACTTACCCCATCTGTGTCTCTGGTACACACGGTAAAACAACAACCACGTCCATGGTGTCTCATGTATTGCTCAGTGCTAAGACCGACCCCACCATAACCATAGGCGGTATGTTAGATGTCATTGATGGCAATATTCGGGTTGGTGAATCTGATTATTTTGTTGCAGAATCCTGTGAATACTGTGATAGCTTTTTGAAATTCTATCCCTATATTGGTATTATTCTCAATGTTGAAGCTGACCATCTGGATTACTTTAAAGATATCCACCAAATAAGACAATCTTTCCATGCTTTTGCAGATCGTATACCAGAAGATGGTTATCTGGTCATTAATGGGGATATTGAGAACTGTGAAGCCCTTACTGACAATCTATCTTGTCACATAATGACTTATGGCCTTGATCCTTCTTTTGATTTTAGTGCTAAACATATACAGTATGATGCTATGGGTAATCCATCGTATATGCTCTATCATAAAGGTAAAGAAATACGAGAAGTTCAGCTTCAAGTAAACGGTATTCATAATGTGTATAATTCCTTAAGTGCCATTGCAACGGGTTTCATCCTTGGTTTAGATATGGAAGCCATCTGTCAAGGTCTATATAATTTTACAGGTACTCAGCGTCGTTTTGAATACAAAGGGGATGTACGTGGCGTGCATGTTATTGATGACTACGCTCATCATCCTACAGAAATTGAAGCCACACTCACAGCTGCTAGTAAATATCCACATGATAAATTATGGGTGGTTTTTCAACCCCATACGTATACTAGAACCAAAGCCCTATTGAAAGATTTTGCGACATCCCTTACAAAAGCAGACCATGTTGTTTTAACCGATATATATGCCTCTCGAGAGAAAGATACAGGGGATATTCATGCAAAAGATTTATTGTCTGAACTTACTAAACTCGGAAAAGAAGCGCATTATTTTTCATCATTTGATGAAATTGAAATCTTTTTATTGCAAAATTGTTATCCAAATGATCTGTTGATAACTATGGGTGCGGGAGATGTGAGAATCATTGGTGAGGAACTTATTAATGGTTAG
- a CDS encoding DnaD domain-containing protein, which yields MHTINLYPQATYPFTLVPNTFIDTYLSKSNGDFVKIYLLLLRSMSKGMHTITTAFIADDLHLTETDVKRALKYWALHNVIALTYDDTGEITSIAFDDFKEENKQQEVSKPLHKEVALTKQKDVKLNLSTKPQYNMLEVDSFIGQQGYKQLIYITQKYLGKMLTQQDINTLIGFNDWLGLPFEVIELLIEYCVSNNHRNMSYIEKVAISWADEGINTVAKATYRIETFNSHYFKVMKALGIGDRQPTPKQIEYMKKWTDQYGLSVDIILEACHRTMETIHQPQFTYIDAILKNWQKNKVQSKQDIEKLDAIHHKKSDTKQPTTKDQTSKFVNYDQRTYNFDELEKKAMELLIKETNSTY from the coding sequence ATGCATACCATTAATCTTTATCCACAAGCTACATATCCTTTTACATTAGTACCCAATACATTTATTGATACGTATCTTTCCAAGTCCAATGGGGATTTTGTTAAAATCTATCTATTGCTTTTAAGAAGTATGTCCAAAGGTATGCATACCATTACGACAGCCTTTATTGCTGATGATTTACATCTCACGGAAACAGATGTAAAAAGAGCCTTAAAGTACTGGGCATTACATAACGTCATTGCCTTAACTTATGATGATACGGGAGAGATTACATCTATCGCCTTTGACGATTTTAAGGAAGAAAATAAGCAACAAGAGGTTTCAAAACCCCTTCATAAAGAAGTTGCGCTTACCAAACAAAAAGATGTTAAACTTAACCTATCCACCAAACCCCAATATAACATGCTAGAAGTGGATAGCTTCATAGGGCAACAAGGGTATAAACAACTTATCTACATTACACAGAAATATTTAGGAAAAATGTTAACCCAACAAGACATCAATACCCTCATTGGTTTTAATGATTGGCTGGGTTTACCTTTTGAAGTCATTGAACTTCTCATAGAGTACTGTGTTTCCAACAACCATCGAAACATGAGCTATATTGAAAAGGTGGCCATTAGCTGGGCTGATGAAGGCATTAACACTGTGGCTAAGGCCACTTACCGGATTGAAACCTTTAACAGTCATTATTTTAAAGTGATGAAGGCTCTGGGCATTGGTGACAGACAACCAACACCAAAGCAAATCGAATATATGAAAAAATGGACGGATCAGTACGGCTTATCTGTGGATATTATCTTAGAAGCATGTCACCGTACCATGGAAACCATTCACCAGCCTCAGTTTACATATATTGATGCCATACTAAAAAATTGGCAGAAGAACAAGGTACAAAGCAAACAAGATATTGAGAAGCTTGACGCCATACATCATAAAAAATCAGACACCAAGCAACCCACTACCAAGGATCAGACATCTAAGTTTGTTAATTATGACCAACGTACATATAATTTTGATGAGTTAGAGAAAAAAGCGATGGAATTATTAATCAAAGAAACAAACTCGACCTACTAG